From a region of the Candidatus Palauibacter polyketidifaciens genome:
- a CDS encoding site-2 protease family protein, giving the protein MPLFGSFRIGRWFGFPIRIDYSWFPIAALVIWTFTTREFPRALPFYPSSTYLAMGTAAALLFFLSVLLHELGHALAGRARGVEVEHITLFIFGGIAQARDEARRPLDEFLLTAAGPLASLALAGAFHGGWVAAEAWAAPAPVVTVLEFLALLNLVLAVFNMIPGFPLDGGRIFRSIVWAVTGDLVKATRWATHGGRLFGGALIVLGLFNLSRGQFISGVWAAFIGWFVVNAASSSLRHFELRTLLRRIPVATIMNPRPRMIEATLPVERAISEYFLRGGEEAYPVSRDGDLIGVVETRAVSAVPEEARATTPVSAITKPAEEFPSARPDESLAEALFRIRVQVSYLLVIEDGFVVGALNPREVSARVQRLQRMGLVSLGPSPARSA; this is encoded by the coding sequence GTGCCGCTGTTCGGCAGCTTCCGGATCGGACGCTGGTTCGGTTTCCCCATCCGGATCGACTATTCGTGGTTCCCGATCGCCGCGCTCGTGATCTGGACCTTCACCACGCGCGAATTCCCGCGGGCGCTGCCCTTCTATCCCTCCTCCACGTACCTCGCGATGGGAACGGCGGCGGCGCTCCTCTTCTTCCTCTCCGTGCTCCTGCACGAACTGGGTCACGCCCTGGCGGGCCGGGCGCGGGGCGTGGAGGTCGAACACATCACGCTCTTCATCTTCGGCGGCATCGCGCAGGCGCGCGACGAGGCGCGGCGTCCGCTGGACGAGTTCCTGCTCACCGCCGCGGGTCCCCTCGCGAGCCTGGCGCTGGCCGGCGCGTTTCACGGAGGGTGGGTGGCGGCGGAAGCCTGGGCGGCCCCGGCGCCGGTCGTCACGGTGCTCGAGTTCCTGGCGCTTCTCAACCTAGTGCTCGCCGTCTTCAACATGATCCCCGGCTTTCCGCTCGACGGCGGGCGGATCTTCCGCTCCATCGTGTGGGCGGTCACCGGAGATCTCGTCAAGGCGACCCGGTGGGCGACGCACGGGGGGCGACTGTTCGGCGGCGCGCTCATCGTCCTCGGGCTCTTCAACCTGAGCCGCGGGCAGTTCATCTCCGGCGTGTGGGCGGCCTTCATCGGATGGTTCGTGGTGAATGCGGCCTCGTCGAGCCTGCGGCACTTCGAACTCCGCACGCTCCTGCGCCGGATCCCGGTCGCGACGATCATGAACCCCCGGCCCCGCATGATCGAGGCGACGTTGCCGGTCGAACGGGCGATATCCGAATACTTTCTACGCGGCGGGGAGGAGGCGTATCCGGTGTCGCGCGACGGGGATCTGATCGGGGTTGTCGAGACGCGGGCCGTTTCCGCGGTGCCGGAGGAGGCTCGCGCGACGACGCCCGTATCCGCGATCACGAAACCCGCCGAGGAGTTCCCTTCAGCCCGTCCCGACGAATCCCTGGCGGAAGCCCTGTTCCGGATCCGAGTCCAGGTGTCATACCTGCTGGTGATCGAGGACGGGTTCGTCGTCGGCGCGCTCAACCCGCGCGAGGTCAGCGCGCGAGTGCAGCGGCTGCAGCGGATGGGGCTCGTGTCGCTCGGGCCGTCGCCGGCGAGGAGCGCCTGA
- the nth gene encoding endonuclease III, whose amino-acid sequence MPRPRSWKARSELAAALSPRLAALYPDLTVSLEWETPLELIVATVLSAQCTDERVNRVTRTLFPAYPDARAYADATLEALQEAVRPTGFFNNKARHLKGLGRRLVDVYGGEVPRTMEDLLTLPGVARKTANVVLSNAFGLHEGVVVDTHVKRVTHRFGLTNEVDPPKVEKDLMRVLPREEWHPFAWRSILHGRTVCHARKPRCGECPVADLCASAGKFG is encoded by the coding sequence GTGCCCCGGCCTCGTTCGTGGAAGGCCCGTTCCGAGCTGGCCGCGGCGCTGTCCCCGCGGCTTGCCGCGCTTTATCCGGACCTCACCGTCTCGCTGGAGTGGGAGACGCCGCTCGAGCTGATCGTCGCGACGGTGCTCTCGGCCCAGTGCACGGACGAGCGGGTGAACCGGGTCACGCGCACCCTCTTCCCGGCGTATCCCGACGCCCGCGCGTACGCCGACGCCACGCTGGAGGCGCTTCAGGAGGCCGTGCGCCCGACCGGATTCTTCAACAACAAGGCGCGTCACCTGAAAGGACTGGGCCGCCGTCTCGTCGACGTGTATGGCGGGGAAGTCCCGCGGACGATGGAAGACCTGCTCACGCTCCCGGGCGTGGCCCGGAAGACCGCGAACGTCGTGCTCTCCAACGCGTTCGGGCTCCACGAGGGCGTGGTCGTGGACACGCACGTGAAGCGGGTGACGCACCGCTTCGGCCTCACGAACGAGGTCGATCCCCCGAAGGTGGAGAAGGATCTCATGAGGGTGCTGCCCCGCGAGGAATGGCACCCCTTCGCCTGGCGGTCGATCCTCCATGGCCGCACGGTCTGCCACGCCCGGAAGCCGCGCTGCGGGGAGTGCCCGGTGGCCGATCTGTGCGCGAGCGCCGGGAAGTTCGGGTGA
- the queG gene encoding tRNA epoxyqueuosine(34) reductase QueG — translation MSAARDAAALKRDVRAAARACGFDQVGFAPAAPPTHAEVYEAWLADGYHGEMAYMAREDAVRRRLDPREALPGCRTLVVVSLLYGSTPAGTAAPDPWPADRGDPAPHRRLPVVARYARGRDYHDVFEERLDALSAAIGDLAPGARTKRYVDYGPVLERDHAQRAGLGWIGKNTMLLHPDLGSYFMLGELLTDLEIEPDPPFVHDRCGTCRRCVDACPTDAILDGRVLDARLCISYLTIELRGPIPEALRPAIGNRVFGCDICQEVCPWNSEAPSPARAPFESRPGQPMPPEDMVAWAEELAPLDADAFRIRYRGTAFSRPGRDGLLRNLAVGLGNAGRPAARPILRRLAADPSPLVREHARWALGVLQG, via the coding sequence GTGAGCGCCGCCCGGGACGCCGCCGCGCTGAAGCGGGATGTCCGCGCCGCTGCCCGGGCCTGCGGCTTCGACCAGGTCGGCTTCGCTCCGGCGGCGCCCCCGACGCACGCGGAGGTGTACGAGGCCTGGCTCGCGGACGGCTATCATGGCGAGATGGCCTACATGGCGCGCGAGGATGCGGTGCGCCGCCGCCTCGACCCGCGGGAGGCGCTCCCCGGCTGCCGGACGCTCGTCGTGGTCAGCCTGCTGTACGGATCGACGCCCGCCGGCACGGCGGCGCCGGACCCGTGGCCCGCCGACCGGGGGGACCCCGCTCCACACCGCCGGCTGCCGGTCGTCGCCCGTTACGCGCGGGGCCGCGACTACCACGACGTGTTCGAGGAACGGCTCGACGCGCTCTCCGCCGCCATCGGGGACCTCGCTCCCGGCGCCCGCACGAAGCGGTACGTGGACTACGGCCCCGTTCTGGAGCGCGACCACGCGCAGCGCGCGGGTCTGGGCTGGATCGGCAAGAACACGATGCTGCTCCACCCGGACCTCGGGTCCTATTTCATGCTGGGAGAGCTGCTCACGGACCTCGAGATCGAACCCGATCCCCCCTTCGTCCACGACCGCTGCGGGACCTGCCGCCGCTGCGTCGACGCCTGCCCGACCGATGCCATTCTCGACGGCCGCGTGCTCGATGCCCGCCTTTGCATCTCCTATCTGACGATCGAACTCCGGGGTCCCATCCCCGAGGCGTTGCGTCCCGCGATCGGGAACCGGGTCTTCGGCTGCGACATCTGCCAGGAGGTGTGTCCGTGGAACTCGGAGGCGCCCTCTCCGGCCCGGGCGCCGTTCGAGTCGCGGCCCGGCCAGCCGATGCCGCCGGAGGACATGGTCGCGTGGGCTGAGGAGCTCGCGCCTCTCGACGCCGACGCGTTCCGGATCCGCTACCGCGGCACCGCGTTCAGCCGCCCCGGCCGCGACGGGCTCCTCCGAAACCTGGCCGTCGGCCTCGGCAACGCCGGAAGACCCGCCGCACGCCCCATCCTGCGCCGTCTCGCCGCGGATCCGTCGCCGCTCGTCCGGGAACACGCCCGGTGGGCACTCGGGGTGCTCCAGGGTTAG
- a CDS encoding fatty acid desaturase yields the protein MPGYAVLGEPWWIALVWILVAGHLTNMVNTLYLHRSATHGGVVFHPVVEHAMRFWCWLTTGIVTKEWVAIHRKHHAYADREGDPHSPTLEGLANIAFGGLFFYRKASKDHTLLEKYGKGTPDDWIERNVYTKRRGLGLRFMLVLDLFLFGAIPGLIVWTCMVFWMPLTGNIINGLGHALGYRTFGTRDDSHNLYPWGIWILGEELHNNHHADPRSAKFKAHWWEFDIGWFYIRILSLLRLANVLYARTATPREFAAKFYRDSANRVNRRFDRALSRIQRTREAGLLRIERARKEQCLVRLDRAAAKARVRLDRVRTGKFPRVARAKAEAVAELDRAREAARTRILRAVEAMTLESQPAAD from the coding sequence ATGCCAGGTTATGCGGTCCTGGGAGAACCGTGGTGGATCGCCCTCGTGTGGATCCTCGTCGCCGGCCACCTCACCAACATGGTCAACACCCTCTACCTGCACCGCTCGGCGACGCACGGCGGCGTCGTGTTCCATCCGGTCGTGGAGCACGCAATGCGTTTCTGGTGCTGGCTCACGACCGGGATCGTGACAAAGGAGTGGGTCGCGATCCACCGCAAGCACCACGCCTACGCCGACAGGGAGGGCGATCCTCACTCGCCCACGCTCGAGGGTCTCGCGAACATCGCCTTCGGCGGGCTCTTCTTCTACAGGAAGGCTTCGAAAGACCACACGCTGCTTGAGAAGTACGGGAAGGGGACTCCGGACGACTGGATCGAGCGCAACGTCTACACGAAGCGCCGCGGTCTCGGGCTCCGGTTCATGCTTGTTCTCGACCTGTTCCTGTTCGGGGCCATCCCCGGGCTCATCGTCTGGACGTGTATGGTGTTCTGGATGCCGCTGACGGGGAACATCATCAATGGCCTCGGACACGCGCTCGGCTACCGGACCTTCGGGACTCGCGACGACAGCCACAATCTCTATCCCTGGGGGATCTGGATCCTCGGCGAGGAGCTCCACAACAACCATCACGCGGACCCGCGCTCGGCCAAGTTCAAGGCGCATTGGTGGGAGTTCGACATCGGCTGGTTCTACATCCGGATCCTGAGCCTCCTGCGACTCGCCAACGTACTCTACGCGCGCACGGCGACGCCCCGGGAGTTCGCGGCGAAGTTCTACCGCGACTCGGCGAACCGCGTGAACCGGCGCTTCGATCGCGCGCTGTCGCGCATCCAGCGGACCCGGGAGGCCGGGCTTCTGAGAATCGAGCGCGCCCGCAAGGAACAGTGCCTCGTGCGCCTCGACCGCGCCGCCGCCAAAGCCCGGGTGCGGCTGGATCGGGTCCGGACCGGCAAGTTCCCGCGCGTCGCCCGGGCGAAGGCGGAGGCCGTCGCCGAACTCGACCGGGCTCGGGAGGCCGCGCGCACCCGCATCCTTCGTGCCGTAGAAGCGATGACCCTCGAAAGCCAGCCCGCCGCAGACTGA